In one Vanessa tameamea isolate UH-Manoa-2023 chromosome 10, ilVanTame1 primary haplotype, whole genome shotgun sequence genomic region, the following are encoded:
- the LOC113404420 gene encoding signal-induced proliferation-associated 1-like protein 2 produces the protein MYAPDHLRRKEVRDAMYRSNSSLDLIYADHSTGNGLRREYGSHGSIDVIGGTSERLPAMVHNYSGLNAPEKPSGLSRLTDRFSEVLASDHADGPTPRASVSPKPRLKFNKLWGGATPVIARSDGDGIITSVSDVNKRKQFAHYDCQSLMANLSYAAEIRGALLSRRRNTTTGASAASLLATRGLPPGDDAIPDTGDGRSNELLESCPFFRNELGGEEERCVSLCTRTARGAIPGQFGGWHRPRTAYGFSVLEFPPGQTHWRHGCPFIRSSSPLPIESQDLGALYYRNYFYTQPHQNWFGMDENLGPVAISIKKERVELRRGGVDASAPASQLAWQYRLIIRTSELLPLRGSILEDALPTVKPSNNSATYNTKEVLEYVAPELQLGCLRLGITNGGAENQLLRLDEQRVTRHYKVGVMYCKSGQSTEEEMYNNQEAGPAFVDFLQMLGQTVRLKDFDKYKAGLDNRTDSTGLFSVYTTYQGCEIMFHVSTMLPYTPNNRQQLLRKRHIGNDIVTIVFQEPGAAPFTPRNIRSQFQHVFVVVRVIDPCTENTHYSIAVSRAKEVPLFGPPIKDGAVYPKGEAFTDLLLSKVINGENAAIQSPKFSTMATRTRQEYLKDLAKNYVTATTTETGQKFSIFSSLLMKSGNNSSNNAIVPRVDDCTNDVLVGGALCFHVQVQDEGAGGTVVDCIMGISADTIVIVEESSRQIVLVLPTNTLLGWVVSGLWVRVYYHRGESVRVSAADALLRRLAAVAPPHAHALSELTLDRGAAAQLGFHVQADGLVTAVEGGGAAARAGVRRGARLLEVCRAAVVALTHDHLVDLLKTSDPVTVRLTFAAGARCECQSAGEAWAQQPARRRQSPPRSDTSGYGTGGSGRSTTSGGNAEVRRRSHEDASPRHSRRPRSLAHSSLTEELMRLMDAELGETRSGSGGGGAGSGGSGGGGGNAPLPLPDASALDWATLVHTATRAMLQICEEHQYPSIDNAEPNSETATEVGLDTWSEITAGSGASAGAAGGGASGAGSGCACGLAQRVAALEADAASAQRHRHHLEEEVRRLRRHNARLREESARAVWQLRHFTHWLKRTVDKQ, from the exons ATGTATGCTCCAGATCATCTTAGAAGGAAGGAAGTTCGAGATGCTATGTACCGTAGTAATTCTAGTCTTGACTTGATATATGCTGACCACTCCACAGGGAATGGTTTGCGACGCGAGTATGGTAGTCACGGGTCAATTGACGTGATTGGGGGTACTAGCGAACGGCTCCCTGCAATGGTACATAATTACAGCGGCTTAAACGCACCTGAAAAGCCATCTGGACTAAGCCGTTTGACTGATCGATTTTCCGAAGTATTAGCTAGCGATCATGCGGACGGCCCAACGCCAAGAGCCAGTGTTAGCCCAAAACCACGcctcaaatttaataaattatgggGTGGTGCTACTCCAGTTATAGCTCGATCAGATGGTGATGGAATAATAACATCTGTATCTGatgtaaacaaaagaaaacaatttgcACATTATGACTGTCAATCCCTCATGGCCAACTTGAGTTATGCCGCTGAAATTAGAGGTGCCCTATTGAGCAGACGTCGTAATACAACAACTGGAGCATCAGCTGCATCCTTACTTGCGACACGTGGGTTACCGCCAGGGGATGATGCTATTCCAGACACCGGTGATGGTCGATCAAATGAATTACTGGAAAGCTGTCCATTTTTCAGGAATGAATTAGGCG GTGAAGAAGAACGTTGCGTATCGCTTTGCACGCGTACAGCTCGGGGCGCCATTCCTGGCCAGTTTGGAGGATGGCACCGTCCCAGGACAGCTTATGGTTTTTCAGTTCTGGAATTCCCACCTGGACAAACTCATTGGCGGCACGGGTGCCCTTTCATAAGATCAAGTTCCCCGTTACCCATCGAAAGTCAAGATCTCGGCGCATTGTACTATAGGAATTATTTTTACACACaac ctcACCAAAATTGGTTTGGTATGGATGAGAATTTAGGACCCGTGGCTATATCTATTAAGAAGGAACGTGTTGAATTAAGGCGTGGCGGTGTTGATGCATCCGCGCCAGCTTCGCAGCTAGCTTGGCAGTATCGACTCATCATCCGAACTTCGGAACTACTTCCTCTACGCGGTTCTATACTCGAAGATGCATTACCTACCGTCAAGCCGAGTAACAACAGTGCCACATATAACACCAAAGAAGTGCTCGAGTACGTCGCGCCGGAGTTGCAGCTGGGTTGtttaag ATTAGGAATTACTAATGGAGGTGCGGAAAATCAACTTTTGCGACTTGACGAGCAACGTGTGACGAGGCACTACAAAGTTGGAGTGATGTATTGCAAGAGTGGTCAGTCGACCGAGGAGGAAATGTACAATAACCAAGAAGCTGGACCAGCTTTTGTAGACTTTTTACAAATGTTGGGACAGACTGTCAGATTAAAAGACTTCGATAAGTACAAAGCTGGTCTCGACAATCGGACAGATTCCACCGGACTATTTTCTGTTTACACAACCTATCAAGGTTGTGAAATAATGTTTCACGTTTCAACAATGCTTCCGTACACACCGAACAACAGGCAGCAGTTGTTGAGGAAACGTCACATCGGTAATGATATTGTGACAATTGTCTTCCAAGAACCGGGCGCGGCGCCTTTCACGCCCAGGAACATACGCTCCCAGTTCCAACACGTTTTTGTGGTTGTGAGAGTCATAGATCCATGTACAGAGAACACACACTACAGTATCGCTGTGAGTCGTGCTAAAGAAGTGCCTTTATTTGGACCACCCATTAAGGATGGTGCAGTTTATCCGAAAGGGGAGGCCTTCACGGATTTACTTTTAAGTAAG GTTATTAATGGTGAAAATGCTGCCATTCAATCGCCCAAGTTTAGTACGATGGCTACACGCACGCGGCAAGAGTACCTTAAAGATTTAGCTAAGAATTATGTCACTGCTACAACTACGGAGACTGGACAGAAATTTT CTATATTCTCTTCATTGTTGATGAAGAGCGGAAATAATTCCAGCAACAATGCCATCGTGCCTCGCGTCGACGACTGCACTAATGACGTTTTAGTTGGAGGAGCATTGTGTTTTCAC GTGCAAGTTCAGGACGAGGGAGCCGGTGGAACCGTAGTGGATTGTATCATGGGAATCTCTGCAGATACAATAGTAATCGTCGAAGAGAGCTCGAGGCAGATCGTGCTCGTTCTACCCACGAATACTCTACTTG GCTGGGTGGTGAGCGGGCTGTGGGTGCGCGTGTACTACCACCGCGGGGAGAGCGTGCGCGTGAGCGCGGCCGACGCGCTGCTGCGCCGCCTCGCCGCCGTGGCGCCGCCGCACGCGCACGCGCTCTCCGAGCTCACGCTGGACCGCGGGGCCGCCGCGCAACTAG GGTTCCACGTGCAGGCGGACGGGCTGGTGACGGCGGTGgagggcggcggcgcggcggcgcgcgcgggcgtgcggcgcggcgcgcggctGCTCGAGGTGTGCCGCGCCGCCGTCGTGGCGCTCACGCACGACCACCTCGTCGACCTGCTTAAGACCTCCGACCCCGTCACC GTGCGGCTGACGTTCGCGGCGGGCGCGCGCTGCGAGTGCCAGAGCGCGGGCGAGGCGTGGGCGCAGCAGCCCGCGCGCCGCCGGCAGTCGCCGCCGCGCTCCGACACCTCCGGATACGGGACCG GCGGATCTGGTCGCAGCACGACGTCGGGCGGCAACGCGGAGGTGCGGCGCCGCTCGCACGAGGACGCGTCTCCGCGACACTCGCGCCGCCCGCGCTCGCTTGCGCACTCGTCGCTCACG GAAGAACTGATGCGATTAATGGACGCTGAACTTGGCGAAACTCGTAGCGGTAGCGGCGGTGGTGGCGCCGGTAGCGGTGGTAGCGGAGGTGGTGGGGGCAACGCGCCGCTGCCACTACCAGACGCGTCCGCGCTGGACTGGGCCACGCTTGTACATACTGCCACGCGGGCTATGTTACAG ATTTGTGAAGAGCATCAATATCCGTCCATTGACAATGCCGAACCGAATTCTGAAACTGCAACTGAGGTCGGCCTCGACACCTGGTCAGAGATA ACCGCGGGCAGCGGCGCGAgtgcgggcgcggcgggcggcggggcGAGCGGCGCGGGGAGCGGCTGCGCGTGCGGGCTGGCGCAGCGCGTGGCGGCGCTGGAGGCCGACGCCGCCTCGGCGCAGCGACACCGACACCATCTGGAGGAGGAG GTGCGTCGGCTGCGGCGCCACAACGCGCGCCTGCGCGAGGAGTCTGCGCGCGCCGTGTGGCAGCTGCGCCACTTCACGCACTGGCTCAAGCGCACCGTCGACAAGCAGTGA